The Streptomyces tendae DNA segment CTGGAGCACGGCGACTACCTGACCGCGCCGGCGTCCTGACCCCCGCGCACCGGGGCAGTCCTGCGCGCGGGCGCCCGCGCACCTCGGGCCCAGGCCCCGCGCCGTCCGTCCGCCGCTCCGGTCACCCGGGGACGGGGGCCGCCGCCGGGCGGCGGGCGGGCTCCAGGCGGACGACGACGCTCTTGGAGGCGGGCTGGTTGCTGTGGTCGGCGACGCTGTCGAGCGGAACCAGCACGTTGGTCTCCGGGTAGTAGGCCGCCGCCGTACCGGCCTTGGTCGGGTACGCGACGATCGTGAAGTCGTCGGCGCGCCGTTCCGTGCCGTCCGTCCACACGCCCACCAGGTCGACGTGGTCCCCGTCGGCGAGCCCCAGCGCGGTGAGGTCGGCGGGGCTGACGAGGACGACCCGCCTGCTGCCGTGGATGCCCCGGTAACGGTCGTTGTCCGTGTACGGCACGGTGTTCCACTGGTCGTGCGAGCGCAGCGTCTGCAGCAGCAGGTGCCCCTCGGGGACGCGCGGCAGCTCGTAGGTGTTGCGGGTGAACCGGGCCTTGCCGACCGGGGTGTGGAACACCCCCTCGTTCACCGCGTTGGGCAGCCGGATCCCGCCGGGACGCACCACGCGCCGGTTGAAGTCGTGCAGTCCCGGCACGATGCGGGCGATGCGGTCCCGGATCTCGCCGTAGTCCGACTCGAACTTGGGCCACGGGATGTCGGGGCCCTTGCCCGCGAGGGTGCGGCGGGCCAGGCGGCAGAGGATGGCGACCTCGCTGAGCAGCAGCGGGGAGGCCGGCTGCAGGCGTCCACGCGAGGTGTGCACCTCACTCATCGAGTTCTCCACCGTGACGAACTGCTCGCCGCCGGACTGAACGTCCCGTTCGGTGCGGCCGAGGGTGGGCAGGATGAGCGCGGTGTCGCCGCAGACGGTGTGCGTGCGGTTGAGCTTGGTGGAGATGTGGGCGGTCGTCCGGCAGGCGCGCACGGCCTCCTCGGTGACCGCGCTGTCGGGTGCGGCGCGCACGAAGTTGCCGGCCAGGGAGAGGAAGAACTTGACGCGGCCCTCGCGCATCGCGCGGATCGCCTTCACCGAGTCCATGCCGTGGGCGCGCGGCGGGTCGAAGCCGAACTCCTCCCGCAGTGCGTCCAGGAACGAGTCCGGCATCTGCTCCCAGATCCCCATCGTCCGGTCGCCCTGCACGTTGCTGTGCCCGCGCACCGGGCACGCACCGGCGCCCGCCCGGCCCAGATTGCCGCGCAGCATCAGGAAGTTGACGAACTCGCGGATGGTGGGCACCGCGTGCTTGTGCTGGGTGATGCCCATCGCCCAGCAGACGATGACGCGTTCGGACCGCAGGACGTCGTCGCGGACCTCTTCGATCTCCTCGCGGGTCAGTCCGGTCGCCGTGAGGATGTCGTCCCAGTCGACGGAGCGGACGTGCCGGGCGAAGTCGGCGAACCCTTCGGTGTTCGTGTCGATGAAGTCGTGGTCCAGCACCGTGCCCGGGCGGGCGTCCTCGGCCTCCAGGAGCAGCCGGTTCAGGCCCTGGAACAGCGCCAGGTCACCGCCGACGCGGATGTGCAGGAACCGGTCGGCGATCGCGGTGCCGTGGCCGATCAGCCCGCGCGCCGTCTGCGGGTTCCTGAAGCGCAGCAGTCCGGCCTCGGGCAGCGGGTTCACCGCGACGATGCGGGCGCCGTTGCGCTTGGCCTGTTCCAGCGCGGACAACTGGCGGGGGTGGTTCGAGCCGGGGTTCTGGCCGACCACGAAGATCAGGTCGGCGTGGTGCATGTCCTCCAGGCTGACCGTGCCCTTGCCGGTGCCGAGGGTCTCGTGCAGGGCGTAGCCGCTGGACTCGTGGCACAGGTTGCTGCAGTCGGGCAGGTTGTTGGTGCCGAGGGCGCGGGCGAACAGCTGGAGCACGAAGGCGGCCTCGTTGCTGGCCCGGCCGGAGGTGTAGAACACGGCCTCGTCGGGCGAGTCGAGGGAGGTGAGCTCCCCGGCGAGCAGTCCGAAGGCGTCGTGCCAGCTGATCGGCTCGTAGAAGTCGGAGCCGGGCCGCTTGACCATCGGCTCGGTGAGCCGTCCCTGGTCGTTGAGCCACTTGTCGGACCGCCCGGCGAGGTCGGACACCGAGTGCTCGCGGAAGAAGCCGCGGGTGATGCGCCGCGTGGTCGCCTCGTCGTTGATGTGCTTGGCGCCGTTCTCGCAGTACTCGTTGCGGTGCCGGTGCCCCGGCGCGGGGTCGGCCCAGGCGCAGCCGGGGCAGTCGATGCCGTCCACCTGGTTCATCGTCAGCAGCGTCTGCCCCGCGCGCA contains these protein-coding regions:
- a CDS encoding FdhF/YdeP family oxidoreductase gives rise to the protein MSERSDDGSQEQLTVTPPKTWATGAPAVMHALEYSLAQTSPLRAGQTLLTMNQVDGIDCPGCAWADPAPGHRHRNEYCENGAKHINDEATTRRITRGFFREHSVSDLAGRSDKWLNDQGRLTEPMVKRPGSDFYEPISWHDAFGLLAGELTSLDSPDEAVFYTSGRASNEAAFVLQLFARALGTNNLPDCSNLCHESSGYALHETLGTGKGTVSLEDMHHADLIFVVGQNPGSNHPRQLSALEQAKRNGARIVAVNPLPEAGLLRFRNPQTARGLIGHGTAIADRFLHIRVGGDLALFQGLNRLLLEAEDARPGTVLDHDFIDTNTEGFADFARHVRSVDWDDILTATGLTREEIEEVRDDVLRSERVIVCWAMGITQHKHAVPTIREFVNFLMLRGNLGRAGAGACPVRGHSNVQGDRTMGIWEQMPDSFLDALREEFGFDPPRAHGMDSVKAIRAMREGRVKFFLSLAGNFVRAAPDSAVTEEAVRACRTTAHISTKLNRTHTVCGDTALILPTLGRTERDVQSGGEQFVTVENSMSEVHTSRGRLQPASPLLLSEVAILCRLARRTLAGKGPDIPWPKFESDYGEIRDRIARIVPGLHDFNRRVVRPGGIRLPNAVNEGVFHTPVGKARFTRNTYELPRVPEGHLLLQTLRSHDQWNTVPYTDNDRYRGIHGSRRVVLVSPADLTALGLADGDHVDLVGVWTDGTERRADDFTIVAYPTKAGTAAAYYPETNVLVPLDSVADHSNQPASKSVVVRLEPARRPAAAPVPG